One window of the Takifugu rubripes chromosome 13, fTakRub1.2, whole genome shotgun sequence genome contains the following:
- the nkd1 gene encoding protein naked cuticle homolog 1, whose protein sequence is MGKLHSKHAAICKPRESPEGDSFVVNACLTRKGIDDWLVKQKYYCSRLEPRDCHHRNNCAVAARESMDEACAEGIADEHYRLEVALPPEKTDSCCVEEKTKERDSQSPAGPKKQLQFEELECAVSVEEDNRQEWTFTLYDFDNNGKVTREDITSLLHTIYEVVDASVNHSPSSSKTLRVKLSVAPDSSQRWRSCTQGAADMSHPREKNDKCIEDPKSVEKKNRALLRRHHSDHHTQPGCQRHCVDENLERRNHYLDLAGIENYTSRFGAVPATEPTKAEPLTRSSNQTRSRSHEPENSHSHSHHRRLQPVVDPVPVDSLQLTSRIRGQDSGKHAVRSPKAHTHTPPAQLSNRVMRSRGVPPPPALPSQTPPHQSAAPYRKHKQRSKESQAYRALNSSARPVVEKEHVRDLPSLLLYEGGLAQVVQRHEHHHHHEHHHHYHHFYQS, encoded by the exons ATGGGTAAACTGCACTCAAAACATG CGGCTATTTGTAAACCGAGGGAGAGCCCAGAAG GCGACAGTTTTGTCGTCAATGCCTGTTTGACGAGGAAGGGGATCGACGACTGGCTGGTGAAGCAGAAATACTACTGCTCGCGCCTGGAGCCGCGCGACTGTCACCACAGGAATAACTGCGCTGTGGCCGCGCGG GAGTCCATGGATGAGGCCTGTGCAGAGGGGATTGCTGACGAACACTATAGATTGGAAG tgGCTTTACCCCCAGAGAAGACAGACAGCTGCTGTGTGGAGGAAAAGACGAAGGAGAGGGACAGCCAATCTCCCGCAGGGCCAAAGAAACAGCTCCAGTTTGAA GAGTTGGAGTGTGCCGTGTCTGTGGAGGAAGATAACCGGCAGGAGTGGACATTTACCCTCTACGACTTTGACAACAACGGCAAAGTCACCAGAGAG GATATCACCAGTCTGCTCCACACCATTTACGAGGTGGTTGACGCCTCTGTCAACCattcccccagcagcagcaagacTCTGCGGGTCAAGCTGTCTGTAGCCCCTGATTCCAGCCAGCGATGGAGGAGCTGCACGCAGGGTGCAGCAG ACATGTCCCACCCTAGAGAGAAAAATGACAAGTGCATAGAAGACCCCAAGAGTGTAGAGAAGAAGAATAGAGCCCTGCTACG GCGCCACCACAGTGACCACCACACCCAGCCAGGCTGCCAGCGCCACTGTGTGGATGAGAACCTAGAACGCAGGAACCACTACTTGGACCTGGCGGGCATCGAAAACTACACATCCCGCTTTGGAGCCG TCCCTGCCACCGAGCCAACAAAAGCTGAACCACTGACCCGGTCATCCAACCAGACCCGTTCTCGCTCCCATGAACCAGAAAATAGCCACTCCCATTCCCACCACCGCCGCCTGCAGCCTGTTGTGGACCCTGTCCCCGTCGACAGCCTCCAACTCACATCTCGTATACGTGGCCAGGACTCAGGAAAACATGCTGTGCGTTCTCCCAAGGCTCACACACATACTCCTCCAGCACAGCTCAGCAACAGGGTTATGAGAAGCCGAGGCGTCCCTCCTCCACCGGCGTTACCCTCCCAAACACCACCGCACCAATCGGCAGCCCCATACCGCAAGCACAAGCAGCGTTCCAAGGAGAGCCAGGCCTACCGGGCCTTAAACTCTTCAGCAAGGCCGGTTGTGGAGAAAGAGCATGTGAGGGACCTGCCCAGCCTTCTGTTGTATGAAGGGGGGCTGGCACAAGTGGTGCAACGGCATgagcatcaccaccaccatgaacaccatcaccactatcacCACTTTTATCAGTCTTGA